The following are encoded together in the Cicer arietinum cultivar CDC Frontier isolate Library 1 chromosome 2, Cicar.CDCFrontier_v2.0, whole genome shotgun sequence genome:
- the LOC101510655 gene encoding zinc transporter 6, chloroplastic: MSAPCTTDLARAASCRDGAAASHLKIISLFVIFITSAVGMSAPVLLARIFRGKPLYERALVLIKCFAAGVILSTSLVHVLPDAYAALADCHVASRHPWKDFPFSGLVTLIGAILALFVDLVASSHVGHVGHAQYAPVVAGEKEMSIEIGGGYEVESERGEGDGEGEELVRLKQRLVSQVLEIGIIFHSVIIGVTMGMSQNVCTIRPLVAALAFHQIFEGMGLGGCVAQAGFNYRTVAYMCFMFSVTTPMGIILGMALFSLTGYDDSNPNALIIEGLLGSISSGILIYMALVDLIAADFFHNKLMNSDPRLKKASFVALTMGSASMSILALWA; this comes from the exons ATGTCAGCGCCGTGTACAACGGACTTAGCTCGAGCCGCGTCATGCCGCGACGGCGCAGCAGCGTCACACCTTAAAATAATCTCCCTGTTCGTCATCTTCATCACCAGCGCAGTCGGCATGTCAGCTCCCGTCCTACTAGCCCGTATTTTCCGGGGAAAACCGTTATACGAAAGAGCGTTAGTTTTAATAAAGTGTTTCGCGGCAGGCGTAATCCTCTCGACTTCCCTCGTCCACGTCCTCCCAGACGCGTACGCAGCACTGGCGGACTGCCACGTGGCGTCACGCCATCCCTGGAAGGATTTCCCGTTCTCGGGACTGGTGACTCTCATCGGTGCTATTCTGGCTCTGTTCGTGGACCTCGTGGCGAGTTCGCACGTGGGGCACGTGGGACACGCGCAGTACGCGCCTGTTGTGGCGGGTGAGAAGGAAATGAGCATTGAAATTGGAGGCGGTTATGAAGTGGAGAGTGAGAGAGGGGAAGGGGATGGGGAAGGGGAAGAATTAGTTAGGTTGAAACAGAGATTGGTTTCACAGGTTTTGGAAATTGGGATAATATTTCATTCGGTTATAATTGGAGTGACTATGGGTATGTCTCAAAATGTTTGCACTATTCGTCCTTTAGTTGCTGCTTTGgcttttcatcaaatttttgaaGGGATGGGTCTTGGTGGCTGCGTTGCTCAG GCAGGATTTAACTATAGAACAGTGGCGTACATGTGCTTCATGTTCTCAGTAACAACCCCAATGGGGATAATTTTGGGGATGGCATTATTCTCATTGACAGGGTATGATGATAGTAATCCAAATGCCTTAATCATAGAAGGGTTACTAGGTTCAATATCTTCAGGAATTCTTATTTACATGGCACTTGTTGATCTCATAGCAGCTGATTTCTTTCACAACAAACTTATGAACTCTGATCCACGCTTGAAAAAGGCTTCTTTTGTTGCCTTAACTATGGGTTCTGCTTCTATGTCTATTCTAGCCCTTTGGgcttga
- the LOC101510976 gene encoding long chain base biosynthesis protein 1-like isoform X1 → MMASAVLDFVNTTIDWVTYALDAPSARAVVFGFNIGGHLFIEVFLLVVILFLLSQKSYKPPKRPLTNKEIDELCDEWVPQPLIPSLDKDMQYEPPVLESAAGPHTIVNGKEVVNFASANYLGFIGHQKLLDSCSSALEKYGVGSCGPRGFYGTIDVHLDCEARIAKFLGTPDSILYSYGLSTMFSAIPAFSKKGDIIVADEGVHWGIQNGLYLSRSTVVYFKHNDMDSLKETLEKITSKYKHTKNLRRYIVVEALYQNSGQIAPLDDIIKLKEKYRFRILLDESNSFGVLGSSGRGLTEHYGVPVEKLDLITAAMGHALATEGGFCTGSARVIDHQRLSSSGYVFSASLPPYLASAAITAIDVLDENPNLLTKLKNNIAVLWKGLSEIPSFTIASHPESPIVYLRLKKSTGSLNNDLHLLENIAERVLKEDSVFVVTSRRSTLDKCRLPLGIRLFVSAGHSESDLHKASESLKRVAALIL, encoded by the exons ATGATGGCTTCAGCTGTTCTCGATTTCGTGAACACTACGATAGATTGGGTTACATATGCTTTAGATGCTCCTTCTGCACGAGCTGTAGTTTTTGGATTCAATATTGGtg GACatttatttattgaagtttTTCTCCTGGTGGTCATACTTTTCTTGCTTTCCCAGAAAAGTTATAAACCTCCTAAAAGGCCCTTGACAAACAAG GAGATTGATGAGCTATGTGATGAATGGGTTCCACAACCCCTTATTCCTTCTCTTGATAAAGATATGCAGTATGAACCACCAGTGCTGGAGAG TGCTGCTGGCCCACATACCATAGTTAATGGTAAAGAAGTTGTTAATTTTGCTTCAGCAAACTATCTTGGATTTATAGGTCATCAAAAGTTACTT GACTCGTGTTCTTCTGCTTTAGAGAAATATGGTGTTGGTTCTTGTGGTCCCCGTGGGTTTTATGGAACAATTG ATGTCCATCTTGACTGTGAAGCGAGAATAGCAAAATTTTTAGGAACACCTGATTCAATTCTATACTCTTATGGACTTTCCACCATGTTCAGTGCTATTCCTGCTTTCTCTAAAAAAGGAGATATAATTGTGGC GGATGAAGGAGTCCACTGGGGAATACAGAATGGCCTTTATCTTTCTAGAAGCACCGTGGTATATTTTAAGCACAATGACATGGATTCTTTAAAAGAAACTTTAGAGAAAATTACTTCTAAATACAAGCACACCAAGAATTTGAGGCGGTATATTGTTGTTGAAGCTCTCTACCAG AATTCTGGCCAAATAGCACCATTAGATGATATCATTAAACTAAAGGAAAAATATCGGTTTCGTATTTTACTGGATGAGAGCAACTCATTTGGTGTGCTTGGAAGTTCTGGAAGAGGTCTCACTGAACACTACGGAGTTCCT GTTGAGAAGTTAGATCTTATAACTGCTGCAATGGGACATGCATTGGCCACAGAAGGAGGATTTTGCACTGGAAGTGCAAGAGTTATAGATCACCAA CGATTGAGTAGCTCTGGCTACGTCTTTTCTGCTTCTTTGCCTCCATATCTTGCAAGTGCTGCAATTACAGCAATTGATGTCCTTGATGAAAATCCCAATCTTTTAACAAAGTTGAAGAACAATATTGCTGTGTTATGGAAAG GGTTGTCTGAAATACCAAGCTTCACAATTGCCAGTCATCCAGAGTCACCAATTGTTTATTTGAGATTAAAGAAGTCAACGGGTTCTTTGAACAATGACCTACATCTGCTTGAAAACATCGCTGAGCGT GTTTTGAAAGAAGATTCTGTATTTGTGGTAACTTCCAGAAGATCAACATTGGACAAGTGCCGTTTGCCTTTAGGAATTAGATTGTTTGTTTCTGCAGGGCATTCAGAGTCTGATCTTCACAAGGCATCTGAATCATTGAAAAGGGTTGCTGCATTAATTTTATAG
- the LOC101510976 gene encoding long chain base biosynthesis protein 1-like isoform X2 → MQYEPPVLESAAGPHTIVNGKEVVNFASANYLGFIGHQKLLDSCSSALEKYGVGSCGPRGFYGTIDVHLDCEARIAKFLGTPDSILYSYGLSTMFSAIPAFSKKGDIIVADEGVHWGIQNGLYLSRSTVVYFKHNDMDSLKETLEKITSKYKHTKNLRRYIVVEALYQNSGQIAPLDDIIKLKEKYRFRILLDESNSFGVLGSSGRGLTEHYGVPVEKLDLITAAMGHALATEGGFCTGSARVIDHQRLSSSGYVFSASLPPYLASAAITAIDVLDENPNLLTKLKNNIAVLWKGLSEIPSFTIASHPESPIVYLRLKKSTGSLNNDLHLLENIAERVLKEDSVFVVTSRRSTLDKCRLPLGIRLFVSAGHSESDLHKASESLKRVAALIL, encoded by the exons ATGCAGTATGAACCACCAGTGCTGGAGAG TGCTGCTGGCCCACATACCATAGTTAATGGTAAAGAAGTTGTTAATTTTGCTTCAGCAAACTATCTTGGATTTATAGGTCATCAAAAGTTACTT GACTCGTGTTCTTCTGCTTTAGAGAAATATGGTGTTGGTTCTTGTGGTCCCCGTGGGTTTTATGGAACAATTG ATGTCCATCTTGACTGTGAAGCGAGAATAGCAAAATTTTTAGGAACACCTGATTCAATTCTATACTCTTATGGACTTTCCACCATGTTCAGTGCTATTCCTGCTTTCTCTAAAAAAGGAGATATAATTGTGGC GGATGAAGGAGTCCACTGGGGAATACAGAATGGCCTTTATCTTTCTAGAAGCACCGTGGTATATTTTAAGCACAATGACATGGATTCTTTAAAAGAAACTTTAGAGAAAATTACTTCTAAATACAAGCACACCAAGAATTTGAGGCGGTATATTGTTGTTGAAGCTCTCTACCAG AATTCTGGCCAAATAGCACCATTAGATGATATCATTAAACTAAAGGAAAAATATCGGTTTCGTATTTTACTGGATGAGAGCAACTCATTTGGTGTGCTTGGAAGTTCTGGAAGAGGTCTCACTGAACACTACGGAGTTCCT GTTGAGAAGTTAGATCTTATAACTGCTGCAATGGGACATGCATTGGCCACAGAAGGAGGATTTTGCACTGGAAGTGCAAGAGTTATAGATCACCAA CGATTGAGTAGCTCTGGCTACGTCTTTTCTGCTTCTTTGCCTCCATATCTTGCAAGTGCTGCAATTACAGCAATTGATGTCCTTGATGAAAATCCCAATCTTTTAACAAAGTTGAAGAACAATATTGCTGTGTTATGGAAAG GGTTGTCTGAAATACCAAGCTTCACAATTGCCAGTCATCCAGAGTCACCAATTGTTTATTTGAGATTAAAGAAGTCAACGGGTTCTTTGAACAATGACCTACATCTGCTTGAAAACATCGCTGAGCGT GTTTTGAAAGAAGATTCTGTATTTGTGGTAACTTCCAGAAGATCAACATTGGACAAGTGCCGTTTGCCTTTAGGAATTAGATTGTTTGTTTCTGCAGGGCATTCAGAGTCTGATCTTCACAAGGCATCTGAATCATTGAAAAGGGTTGCTGCATTAATTTTATAG
- the LOC101510976 gene encoding long chain base biosynthesis protein 1-like isoform X3: MFYTRAAGPHTIVNGKEVVNFASANYLGFIGHQKLLDSCSSALEKYGVGSCGPRGFYGTIDVHLDCEARIAKFLGTPDSILYSYGLSTMFSAIPAFSKKGDIIVADEGVHWGIQNGLYLSRSTVVYFKHNDMDSLKETLEKITSKYKHTKNLRRYIVVEALYQNSGQIAPLDDIIKLKEKYRFRILLDESNSFGVLGSSGRGLTEHYGVPVEKLDLITAAMGHALATEGGFCTGSARVIDHQRLSSSGYVFSASLPPYLASAAITAIDVLDENPNLLTKLKNNIAVLWKGLSEIPSFTIASHPESPIVYLRLKKSTGSLNNDLHLLENIAERVLKEDSVFVVTSRRSTLDKCRLPLGIRLFVSAGHSESDLHKASESLKRVAALIL, from the exons atgttttacacacg TGCTGCTGGCCCACATACCATAGTTAATGGTAAAGAAGTTGTTAATTTTGCTTCAGCAAACTATCTTGGATTTATAGGTCATCAAAAGTTACTT GACTCGTGTTCTTCTGCTTTAGAGAAATATGGTGTTGGTTCTTGTGGTCCCCGTGGGTTTTATGGAACAATTG ATGTCCATCTTGACTGTGAAGCGAGAATAGCAAAATTTTTAGGAACACCTGATTCAATTCTATACTCTTATGGACTTTCCACCATGTTCAGTGCTATTCCTGCTTTCTCTAAAAAAGGAGATATAATTGTGGC GGATGAAGGAGTCCACTGGGGAATACAGAATGGCCTTTATCTTTCTAGAAGCACCGTGGTATATTTTAAGCACAATGACATGGATTCTTTAAAAGAAACTTTAGAGAAAATTACTTCTAAATACAAGCACACCAAGAATTTGAGGCGGTATATTGTTGTTGAAGCTCTCTACCAG AATTCTGGCCAAATAGCACCATTAGATGATATCATTAAACTAAAGGAAAAATATCGGTTTCGTATTTTACTGGATGAGAGCAACTCATTTGGTGTGCTTGGAAGTTCTGGAAGAGGTCTCACTGAACACTACGGAGTTCCT GTTGAGAAGTTAGATCTTATAACTGCTGCAATGGGACATGCATTGGCCACAGAAGGAGGATTTTGCACTGGAAGTGCAAGAGTTATAGATCACCAA CGATTGAGTAGCTCTGGCTACGTCTTTTCTGCTTCTTTGCCTCCATATCTTGCAAGTGCTGCAATTACAGCAATTGATGTCCTTGATGAAAATCCCAATCTTTTAACAAAGTTGAAGAACAATATTGCTGTGTTATGGAAAG GGTTGTCTGAAATACCAAGCTTCACAATTGCCAGTCATCCAGAGTCACCAATTGTTTATTTGAGATTAAAGAAGTCAACGGGTTCTTTGAACAATGACCTACATCTGCTTGAAAACATCGCTGAGCGT GTTTTGAAAGAAGATTCTGTATTTGTGGTAACTTCCAGAAGATCAACATTGGACAAGTGCCGTTTGCCTTTAGGAATTAGATTGTTTGTTTCTGCAGGGCATTCAGAGTCTGATCTTCACAAGGCATCTGAATCATTGAAAAGGGTTGCTGCATTAATTTTATAG